A genomic window from Acinetobacter chinensis includes:
- a CDS encoding LuxR C-terminal-related transcriptional regulator, giving the protein MNAESENEIIGLIYDASMNAAVWQQVIDRIVEHTQSKAAILTAVDQMYSDYDFVYSNNLPAESILAYQDERISVIDMRLHAQKLLDVGVGEPEQFNLMHYAEMPGTDEYLFYERCMRPSGIGQFCAVLLEHGHSRWSVLGVHRAKDAPAFERQNVEFIHRISKHLRRGLQIHRQLSIVKQQNHSLQKLLDHMRTGVMLLDEQRSLTYSNQCAQNILQKYNLLSLDRFNRLIVPKHQQEKFDQLVNGIFINPVNAGREVGGVIAISDGVERSLMISVLPFNDSQNLTDTVMDTSEKHAAIFFTEVDRCYSLEKAYLKQMFGLARREMELCEYLVNGYSIEEIADTAKITLSTVRTYMKYIYAKTGCSSQTQLIHLLMGTTTNFEHIH; this is encoded by the coding sequence ATGAATGCTGAAAGTGAAAATGAAATTATTGGCTTGATTTATGATGCATCAATGAATGCTGCGGTATGGCAGCAGGTCATTGATCGTATTGTTGAGCATACTCAGAGCAAAGCTGCCATTTTGACCGCAGTTGATCAGATGTATTCAGATTATGATTTTGTTTACAGCAACAACCTTCCTGCTGAAAGTATTCTTGCCTATCAGGATGAGCGCATCAGTGTGATTGATATGCGGCTTCATGCACAGAAACTGCTTGATGTTGGGGTGGGAGAGCCTGAGCAGTTCAATCTGATGCATTATGCAGAGATGCCTGGTACTGATGAATATCTGTTTTATGAACGTTGTATGCGGCCTTCAGGAATTGGGCAGTTTTGTGCTGTATTGCTGGAACATGGTCATTCGCGGTGGTCAGTGCTCGGTGTGCATCGTGCAAAGGATGCTCCTGCTTTTGAACGGCAGAATGTAGAATTTATTCATAGGATTTCCAAACATTTGCGCCGTGGTCTTCAGATTCATCGTCAGCTGAGTATCGTTAAGCAGCAGAATCACAGTTTACAGAAGCTCCTTGATCATATGAGAACAGGTGTCATGTTGCTGGATGAACAGCGCAGTCTGACTTATTCAAATCAGTGTGCTCAGAATATTCTGCAAAAATACAACCTTCTGTCACTGGATCGGTTTAATCGACTGATCGTACCTAAACATCAGCAGGAAAAGTTTGATCAGCTGGTGAATGGAATCTTTATAAATCCGGTGAATGCAGGCAGAGAAGTTGGAGGAGTCATCGCGATTTCTGATGGCGTGGAGCGATCTTTAATGATCAGTGTTCTTCCATTTAATGATTCACAGAATCTGACAGATACCGTTATGGATACCTCAGAGAAACATGCTGCTATCTTTTTTACTGAAGTGGATCGCTGTTATTCACTTGAAAAAGCATATTTAAAACAGATGTTTGGTCTTGCCAGGCGTGAAATGGAACTGTGTGAATACCTGGTTAATGGTTATAGCATAGAGGAAATTGCAGATACAGCAAAAATTACTTTGAGCACAGTCAGAACCTATATGAAGTATATATATGCGAAAACAGGCTGTAGTTCTCAGACGCAGCTGATTCATTTACTGATGGGCACGACAACCAATTTTGAACATATTCATTAA
- a CDS encoding diacylglycerol kinase: MSNYSPYKGTTGFKRILNATGYSLAGFKAAYQNEAAFRQIVWLNIILIPITFFVDVTSVEQALMIGVCLLAIIVELFNSALEAVVDRVSLERHPLSKNAKDMGSAAQFVAQAIIFFTWLIILLK; this comes from the coding sequence ATGAGCAACTATTCTCCCTACAAAGGCACAACGGGTTTTAAACGTATTCTGAATGCAACAGGTTATTCTCTTGCCGGTTTCAAAGCAGCCTATCAGAATGAAGCCGCTTTCCGTCAGATTGTCTGGCTCAATATTATATTGATTCCAATTACTTTTTTCGTTGATGTCACATCAGTTGAACAGGCTTTGATGATTGGTGTCTGTTTACTTGCAATCATCGTGGAACTGTTCAACTCTGCACTGGAAGCTGTGGTTGACCGTGTCTCTCTGGAACGCCACCCACTTTCTAAAAATGCAAAAGATATGGGGAGTGCTGCTCAGTTTGTGGCTCAGGCCATTATATTTTTTACCTGGTTGATCATTCTGTTGAAATAA
- a CDS encoding glycerophosphodiester phosphodiesterase: MKKRIALTVFSLVCLSGCNDDDKSVKVTTPGQKSELLIIGHRGASALRPEHTLAAYQQAIDDGADFIEPDLVSTKDGYLVARHENEIGGTSNVSTLSQFADRKQTKSIDGVPLTGWFTEDFTLSELNQIKARERIPELRPDNVRYNDQFNIPTLDQIIDLAEAHYKKTGKIVGLYIETKHPSYFQQKKLGLEDPLLKTLAQHAYTRDIAPVYLQSFEVSNLKYLKDQLALHKSIKNARIIQLFDSKLLRPADFVLNGTPLTYGEMATAQGLKDIAKYADGAGPAKSYIFNATYTAPSDFVKDAHAAGLKVHPYTFRPENNFLAPDLKCSTALADASKRCEAGAMKELEMYFKAGVDGVFTDDPGLGRKALNNFQKTAQ, from the coding sequence ATGAAAAAAAGAATTGCTTTAACTGTATTCAGCCTGGTCTGTCTGTCAGGCTGCAATGATGATGACAAAAGCGTAAAGGTCACCACCCCTGGTCAGAAATCTGAACTGCTGATCATTGGGCATCGTGGTGCCAGTGCCTTACGCCCAGAACATACTCTGGCAGCCTATCAGCAGGCGATTGATGATGGCGCAGACTTCATTGAACCGGATCTGGTCTCCACCAAAGATGGTTACCTGGTTGCACGACATGAAAATGAAATTGGTGGAACCAGCAATGTCAGTACACTTTCTCAGTTTGCTGACCGGAAACAGACAAAATCCATTGATGGTGTACCACTCACCGGCTGGTTTACTGAAGACTTCACGCTCAGCGAGCTGAATCAGATTAAAGCCCGCGAACGGATTCCTGAGCTCCGCCCTGACAATGTCAGATACAATGACCAGTTCAACATCCCGACACTTGATCAGATTATTGATCTGGCAGAAGCTCACTATAAAAAAACAGGAAAAATTGTTGGCTTATATATTGAAACAAAACATCCGAGTTATTTTCAGCAAAAGAAACTGGGGCTGGAAGATCCACTGTTAAAAACACTGGCACAGCATGCCTATACCCGTGATATTGCTCCTGTGTACCTTCAGTCCTTTGAAGTCTCCAATCTGAAATATCTGAAAGACCAGCTTGCCCTGCATAAGTCCATTAAAAATGCCAGAATTATTCAGCTGTTTGACAGCAAACTGTTACGCCCTGCCGACTTTGTGCTGAACGGTACTCCCCTGACCTATGGAGAAATGGCAACTGCTCAGGGACTGAAAGATATTGCAAAATATGCAGATGGTGCAGGACCGGCAAAATCCTATATTTTTAATGCAACCTATACCGCACCGTCTGATTTTGTCAAAGATGCTCATGCCGCTGGTTTAAAAGTACATCCTTATACTTTCCGCCCTGAAAATAACTTTCTTGCACCAGACCTGAAGTGCAGTACAGCACTTGCAGATGCATCAAAACGCTGTGAAGCAGGAGCCATGAAAGAGCTTGAGATGTATTTTAAAGCAGGTGTGGATGGGGTCTTTACCGATGATCCAGGACTGGGACGTAAGGCACTGAATAATTTTCAGAAAACTGCTCAGTGA